A genomic window from Salvia splendens isolate huo1 chromosome 11, SspV2, whole genome shotgun sequence includes:
- the LOC121753708 gene encoding proline iminopeptidase-like translates to MASKGVSPEVNTSLYADIEPYNTGFLKVSDIHTVYYEQSGNPDGHPVIFLHGGPGGGTSSKNRKFFDPQFYRIILFDQRGAGKSTPHACLEENTTWKLIEDIEKLRTHLQVSEWLVFGGSWGSTLSLAYSESHPDKVTGLVLRGIFLLRKKEIDWFYEGGAAAIYPDAWEPFRDLIPESERGCFVDAYHKRLDSSDKETQYAAARAWTKWEMMTAHLLPNEATAGRGDDDKFCLAFARIENHYFVNKGFFPSDSYLLDNLEKIKHINTVIVQGRYDVCCPMMSAWDLHKAWPEADFREFVGIVLSAENIEGI, encoded by the exons ATGGCATCCAAGGGAGTGTCTCCTGAAGTCAATACGAGCCTTTATGCGGATATAGAGCCATACAACACTGGCTTTCTAAAGGTTTCGGACATTCACACAGTATATTATGAGCAGTCTGGGAATCCAGATGGGCAT CCAGTGATTTTCCTGCATGGAGGTCCAGGGGGTGGTACTTCATCTAAGAACCGGAAATTCTTTGATccccagttttatagaatcattTTGTTTGATCAG AGAGGCGCTGGTAAAAGTACACCTCATGCATGCTTGGAGGAGAATACAACTTGGAAACTCATTGAAGACATTGAAAAACTAAGAACACACTTACAAGTTTCAGAATGGCTG GTTTTCGGTGGTTCATGGGGAAGCACACTCTCTCTAGCATATAGTGAATCCCATCCTGACAAG GTGACTGGCCTAGTACTGAGAGGCATTTTTCTGTTGCGCAAGAAAGAAATTGATTGGTTTTACGAGGGTGGAGCTGCTGCCATATATCCTGATG CCTGGGAACCATTTAGAGATCTTATTCCTGAAAGTGAAAGAGGATGTTTCGTTGATGCCTACCACAAGAGGTTAGACTCCAGCGACAAGGAAACACAA TATGCAGCTGCTAGGGCATGGACCAAATGGGAAATGATGACAGCTCATCTTCTGCCCAATGAAGCTACCGCTGGAAGAGGAGATGATGATAAGTTTTGCTTG GCTTTTGCACGGATTGAGAATCACTACTTTGTCAACAAAGGTTTTTTTCCTTCAGACTCCTACCTGTTGGACAATCTTGAGAAAATAAAGCATATCAACACTGTAATTGTGCAGG GGAGATATGATGTATGCTGCCCCATGATGTCAGCATGGGATCTTCATAAGGCTTGGCCTGAGGCTGATTTTAGG GAATTTGTTGGTATTGTTCTGTCCGCTGAAAATATCGAAGGGATATGA